The Xanthomonas sp. DAR 34887 genome has a segment encoding these proteins:
- a CDS encoding TfoX/Sxy family protein, protein MYGPLRRRRLRFAAAVQNPASTQAQSDAMASDASYVDYVMEQAALGAALTCKKMFGEYALYLDGKVVAFVCDNQVFVKPTAAGRALLDEVIEQAPYPGGKPHYLIDEGLEDRSLLQRLLRATAQALPAPKPAKAGKRASPPPTPR, encoded by the coding sequence ATGTATGGCCCACTGCGGCGCCGGCGCTTGCGCTTTGCGGCCGCGGTGCAGAATCCGGCATCGACCCAAGCGCAGAGCGATGCCATGGCCTCCGACGCCAGCTATGTGGATTACGTTATGGAGCAGGCGGCGCTCGGCGCTGCGCTGACCTGCAAGAAGATGTTCGGCGAATACGCGCTGTACCTGGACGGCAAGGTGGTAGCGTTCGTCTGCGACAACCAGGTCTTCGTCAAGCCGACCGCCGCCGGGCGCGCGCTGCTCGACGAGGTGATCGAACAGGCACCGTATCCGGGCGGCAAGCCGCACTACCTGATCGACGAAGGGTTGGAGGACCGGAGCCTGTTGCAGCGGCTGTTGCGCGCCACGGCCCAGGCATTGCCCGCCCCCAAACCGGCCAAGGCCGGCAAGCGCGCGAGCCCGCCGCCGACGCCGCGTTAG
- a CDS encoding metallophosphoesterase family protein has protein sequence MPSVPPLRIGLISDTHSLLRPQALAAMRGCVAIVHAGDIGKPEILDALRAIAPLHAIRGNIDTAPWAQALPDTLDIDIAGIRVHVLHDLKTLARDSASVDVVVSGHSHKPLLQTRDGVLYVNPGSAGPRRFSLPIGVGYLHLQAGGVRGELHALT, from the coding sequence ATGCCTTCCGTCCCACCGCTGCGAATCGGCCTGATCTCCGACACCCACAGCCTGTTGCGGCCACAGGCGCTGGCGGCGATGCGCGGTTGCGTCGCCATCGTGCATGCCGGCGACATCGGCAAGCCGGAGATCCTCGATGCGCTGCGCGCCATCGCGCCGCTGCACGCGATCCGCGGCAACATCGATACCGCACCGTGGGCGCAGGCGCTGCCCGACACCCTGGACATCGACATCGCGGGCATCCGTGTGCACGTGCTGCACGATCTGAAGACGCTGGCGCGCGATTCCGCCTCCGTGGACGTGGTGGTCAGCGGGCATTCGCACAAACCGCTGTTGCAGACCCGCGACGGCGTGTTGTACGTCAATCCCGGCAGCGCCGGACCGCGCCGTTTCAGCCTGCCGATCGGGGTGGGCTATCTGCATCTGCAGGCGGGCGGCGTCCGCGGCGAGCTGCACGCGCTGACCTGA